The DNA sequence CAATACAACTATGCCTTGACTGGAATATAGATTCCATAAATCGTACAACTTTTCAATGTAGTCACTGTACACCGAAACAGCATGGTTACAACACGGCATATATAAGTGAAGAAATAAGAATATGTATTGTCCACGTGAAATTTACAACTGTATGCCACATATACGATCATTGTCTATTTGAAGGGCATAATGAAATTATCAAAAGTTTATACCACATCAAAGCAACGCCTCCTTTTCCAACCTTTCTGTGATGCGATACTGACAAGTCTTTATCACATGTTACTGTAAGCCTGTATTCTGATATAAGAGTGTCTAGAAAATGCACTTTTTGTGGCTTTAAAAAGTGTTTGGAATACCTAATTTTTTTCTCCGCATTATACTTGTTTAATGCGTCACATAAATATGAAGTACTGGACATCAAACCAGTGACATTCCATATTAACAAGTTGATATTCATGATATAGAAAATAAGCACCATAATAACAAAGTACATTGCATATATAACTTGAGCTCCTGTTGACACTACAAGGAACATTAATATACTCAATCAGTGTTCGGACTGGTATTGTCAGTAGAGTAATGAAAACGACTAGAACGGTTCTAGTCCCTCTTTCTGTACGCGGCGTCCTGTAAATTTTGTGCATCGACTTTGCGGAGTGACCAGTACTGTCCGCGAGCCGAAAGCGCGAAAGCATGTTATTATTTGTAGTTCTTTGCTAAATTTCTGCGATGGAGCTTATCATGTGATAACCAAGGTTTACATGTGACCCCACGTGGCCATACTTCTCTCTGTAACAGCCCTTCAGCCATTTCATCGTCGACAACTCACAAGCACACGATGACTTTTTTTACTACAGCACCATGTTCATGCAGAAGATTATTTATGTCCTCAGCAGAAACAGCGTTACTATTACCACCTTCATATAACCTTTATGGTTTCCTGTGAACATTCTTTACAACAAAGTCATCTCTCGCCGACGTCTCTTCACGCGAGGTGACTCGAACAGGAATCGTATTTTCAGGAGCGGAGTGTCCAGGCACGAGACTTGCCGACCCAGAAGCTTCGTCATTCATATCAGTTTCAGTGCAGTTGCTTTCATCTGGTGGGGCATTTTCAACGTTCGCCTGGATTGCCCTCTGTTGTCCAATATGTGATATGCTTGATTAACGTATTGTACAGCCACTGGCGGCCGTCACATGATTAACAGCGACAGACATACTACCATACATCTAGAGCTACTTccgatttcaaactgtatccaagATATTTACCTAAATTTACATTTACAGAATGTTCCGGTGGTAGGGGCTCGAATTCGGTCGAAAACCTTCAAGATATAGCCAAAATAGTGAAATATCCTACGTTCAAACACAGCCTTGTTCCTTTCTATGAGCAgctacccaggtgcccgatcTTGATAGAACCTATAACTACACGTTCGTAGAGGTTATAAGTATATATCCATATGGGCTTAAAACCTTCTGGACTTTAACATGGTTATAATAGTAACATTTATAAGAACAAACGCTGTGTGACCATTATATTTGACCCTCTAGGGATACCCGAGGGACACACAAGATACCTGGTATTGGCCAGGACCTATATATCAAAAGTTCACTGTTGTAGTTTACTATCTTGAAATTTCGAATAAGTATTTCGAATTTTTGACGTAGTCATTGTTTTGACACCATGTGCCCCTtagtacattatttcatcacggccGGGCACCTGGATAAaaccataagccagctggatgacttcctcatatgaagaattcaacggtccaagtgaggcttgaacaaacataggtgaggggcaagtgattagaagtcagcgactttagccactcggccacggaggcccctgcatTTTTACGTCATTTTCGTATGAAATAACCAATCAGTTTCTTAATCCTCATATAAAAATACATAACTGTGTTCGCAAAAGCGTAACATAATTTTAAGAATTATTCGATTTCCACCTTCTATGCTTTAAGAGTGAAGACATATGTCCCGGGGGAATAAAATAATTAACTGCTATTGAGGCACATGCACtgatttacaatatatttaagGCACAGTGCCTGCTACATATTTAATGCCTGGTGTAATATATGGTGAAGAATgcaataaaacaatatacaaagaCACTATATAAAGATACGTTTAATACATGAAAGATTACTTATTGTTAAAAACACtattgatatatgagccgtgacatggcaaaaccaacatagtgggtttgcgaccagcatggatccagaccagcctgcgcatccgcgcagtctggtcaggatccatgctgttcgctaacagtttctctaatggcaataggctttaaaagcgaacagcatggatcctgaccagactgcgcggatgcgcaggctggtctggatccatgctggtcgcaaacccactatgttggttttctcatggcacggctcatatcatatattaaatatatgtcaCTGAAAAGTGTAGAAAAGTAAGGTTCGGCGCTGGTTGCGTATTCATCCTATATGTTTGCTGTGTTTGTAATTTTTAAGTTTGTTTATATGTTCGTGTCTTTATGACGTCATTATGATAAATACCATGCCAGGAagagtaaaataaaatgtttcataccCTGATAAAATATGCATGTGCTTCGAAAGTTATGGTGTGAGTCTTTCCATTCGTTATTGGTTGTGGTGACACGGAAGAACCAGCAGTCCCCCAACTATTCTTGAAATAGTTTACCTCTCCCTTGTTATGACGAAACACCAAATGGTGTAACAAGATTTCCGGATCGGAATCAGTGACATCGAGGTTCTCTTTGATGGTATCAGCAATGTTCATTGCAATTCTGTAATATAGTACCAAGTGATAAGGAAATGGACCCGCAAGTgaaaaccggagaatgccgaaatcgcatacagaGCAATAAGTATTTTACCAATGGTCATTACAGGGCCAATGCTTAAAAGTTCGACACTATAACTGTATTCATTGAATAGCACTCTAGGTACAGAAAATGCATATTGGACACTTGTTCAGTTTCTGTCTTACCTATATTCATCAAACTCAACAGTATAATCCTGTCAGAAATCTGTATTTACAAGCTAAATGACTGGGATAAATGTTAAAGAGAAACTATAAACCTTTGAATTGTTTACGGTATCATCTTCATAATGACgttacagttgaacctgcctgagtgatcacctctattaagcagccacttgcttAAGCAGCCAGTAATCTTACTTCCCCAATTtactttctgttctaatttcaatctctcttaagcagccagattATGCTGCTCCCCTGGATGGCtgtttaacacaggtttgactgtagtcaGACTGGCTGGATTATTACCTGGCTAGTTTTATAGCATCGGTAAATGAATATGTAAAAGACATTGATTaatcatcaaaaataaacataatgatTGATAATTGATTAATACCTCTCAGTTACGAGTCTTCATCAGGATTAATTTGTGATTACTTTTTGTTTGTCATTATTCTGTTTTGGACCAAGCAGATATTTTAACTTATAGGAAACATAACTACAGTAAATATTGACGCTATAGCGTTgcttcagaaatttagcagggtaagggttacagACGTGACCGCATTTTAACGTGCGAAAATACCAGTGGATGATACagctaaaaatgatttataaaataaatacccGATACTAGTATCTAGatgcatttaaatgaaatggaTTATCAAAGACAGGGGCGGGAGGATGGGGTGGCTCAATGATAGCAAGAATGCAAATGTAGAGTTGCAAAGCATATGTGGCTAGTCAACTTAATACGCATCCTAAAATACCTTGTTAGTTTCCACACTGTAGTAAGCTCTTACTCTAGTGCCAAAGCACCATACTGTATAAAATTAAAGAGAAAATGGTTTATGTGTCAATACACCAAAATTCActttatatatgaaattttaaatataaatactcACGAATAAAAGGGTTGAGTTGGAATTGTGACATATAGTGTCAAACTGGCACCGACGTCAAATGAAGACGGAAGTATCCATTTGTAAGTGTCACTACGATCTATTTCAACAATGTCGATCTCAAcctgaaaatcataaaataaatacaaaactaaTAGGCATAACCAGATCTACATATAAGTCGTTCCTTGACAATATCTGCATTAGGAAtatagataacaaaatattcacgAAGAACATTCCTTTGCCTTTCTAATCTGACAATTTAAAGAAACCATATTCCCTCTTTCAAGAGTTACAGTGCTTAAGGAAGCTCTAGACCTTagacaaaattatcaaatattaacgcacacaaatgaaaataaagattgaATACTGTATTTTCGGAAAACACACAATTCCCGTGTTTCATTGCTACGCAGAGGTCTATACATATACGTATGCGTAAATCTATTCCGTTTTTTTTTGCGGGCTACACAATTTATTAGGAGTTAAAATATAGTGAGATCATATTGCGAATACTTGTACAGATAGCCTATATCCTATACATTTGTACTCTTAAACATTTACGTTGAAATAAGTTATATcacaaatgatttcaaaatggcaaaaaaaaaactctaTAAAGAGCATAAATCCGGgcaaaatatttgtcaaaaaatacaataataatgTTAAGACGGGCGCCTTGTTCTTTTTAATActatcttgtttacaaattatctggatatataatagaaaatgttgtttttttttttcagatttgtttttcaaaaagaaaaatgatttagTTAATTACGTGTATCAATGAACCTTAGgctaaactagaagatgcttttgtagtaAAGCATATGTCTTCCCTAAAGCATAATAGTTTATAGGTAAGAAGTAAATATagaggacaggagcgaaagtcaaagagacactgatggttgacttgGTAActatcatctactcggcatgtcttATCATTCTATGAGGTTTCCACGTTCTATGTCAAgtggattggaaacggttttccatgttctgggccctgtgacattgacctctaAATGAATGGCAGCAAGATCAAAAGGGTTCATCTActaggcatgtccaatcatcccgtaaagtttcaacgttctagatcaagtagttctcaagttatggatcggaAATAGTTCCCTATGTTCTGGCCTCTGGGTGGTTTTCCTTGTTCTTGCCTACGTGGCCTTGAGCTTTGATCGAGtaaatcctatgaagtttgaaggttctgggtcaaatggttctcaagttattaattcGAAACGGTTTTCGTGTTCTTATCCTTGTGACCacgacctttgatcgagtgacccccaaaacaacaTGAGTCATCTACTCGGTAAGTCGTATCATCATATGAAGTTCGAGGGTTCTATGTCAAAttattctccagttattgatcgagaTTGAAATTAAGTGTGAAGGatttatgccaaatgaaaacaaaagattacattatgcatggcaaagttacaacctggtcaagatctgacatgacctttgacctccaactgtgaccttaacctttgatatAGGAATCTGGgatttgcgcaggacactccgtctcagtAAGGTAAACATTCAAAGTTGGAACAGCAAATGACAATATCATAATGCTGACAAAAAAGTTAAAAGCACAGTGAACCAAAAGATtaacatttctgaaaattcctttcattatatgatttaaaatattcagaaaagcTAAGAATCTGCGAGCCGACTGCCGCAACTCTAACTTTACCCTcagcttttcatttatttttatgactgtatttttGGAGAGCAAGAGGACAGGTGGTGGATTCCAAATGCTGCGAACAGAAGGATGTCCTTACTCCTTAACTTTCTTAACTTTTCTTAACACAAATATATTACCAGTGTTAAACAATAGGATGTGATTACCTTTACAACTACCCGTGTTTATATAGTAACATCATTCTTGAATTGACTGCATAATTTGTGCATATAAATCGTTCCCTCCGATCAAAAATTGTCAACATCAGTTGAAGAAATGTTCAAAATACGAAAGTACGATACCGTGAATGTGTTATTTGTGGAAATAATGACAATCTTTCACATAAGTAATTGTGTAACTTTTAGGAATTTAAGTTGATATTAATATATTCTGAGTTGATCaagtataacaatatatatacatgtatttgtttcgGAAATGTATTATTGATAGTCTTGTGCGTAGACTAATGAAACATGTAATCGGTATATAAACAGTTGCGTTTGATTTATTTCATCATGTAACCTTTTAAGATTTTTGAGAAAACCTCACAGATATTTTTTTACTTAGTTCAAGAAGATACGACagtaattatttaaagtcaaatgCATATGTAATTAAAACTTCGAATACGTTAGAAAACTCTTCAGGGTTAgtcacacacaaaatatcaactTCTTACGTTTGACTCAGCTACGTGCTTTGTCGATAATGCGTTTTAtcacacataaaataattatctaATATCAATTGACCAtagacaatatttattttatactcaATAAAACGTGTCACTCAGCGAGTATTTTAGCCTTTAGtataaaatttatacatacattacaCCTCTACAAGCTTTACTGATGATCATTACTTAGCTCTGAGTGTGATCTATATAATGTGTTTAGCGGCGCAATGTGAAATACTATTTCTCATTAATTTGTGAAAGACAATTAGTGATTTATATTCCCTAAAAGATGTCATTGTGCAATATTTTATTGctggtattaaatttatacatacattacgTTTTCGCCAGTCTTACGGAGCGTCATTACGCCGACCTGACCTTTGAATGCTATCAAGATAATGTGTTTACCATCTATACAAAAATTGTTCTCAAATTATGatagaaaatgcaataaaacatgtcacccgtcaagtatttcagttctggtatTAAATTTGTATATACATTTCGCCCCATTTTGTGGCATTACGCATCATTTTGCTACATTACTGTACATTACTGTATTAAAGCAGATCCTACACGAAACATTTATCGTGTATTCGTGTccgcgggtcgaagtaacgaaaggtcgaaaacagctcaATTGTCGTGTTCCTCgaatgtcgaaaggcgaacacacgacaaataaggattatttcgacctttcgtgttttcgttacttcgacattttcctcgccgacacgaacacacgaaatgacAGAAATTTTAAATCAGTCACCATAGATAGGTGTCATACACATTGAATTAGTCAGTATATTAGgtgtggaaattttaaaaagtcgCAGCGTATTGCAATATCAGGACTAAGATCACAATAGTATGACAACTGCTTTTATAATATCTAGTGATTATTTTCTATGtagcaataatttgaaaatgtaatatgacatcCACCGTTACACTTGGAGTAATTACTGaatatatcataatatttcatgaaGGGCATTAATTAGCCAGATCAAGCtatgttaataaaataataactaaaACTGTTACATCTAAGGAAAATTCCACTGCTTTTAAATTTGGAAATTAGTTTAAGCAGTGAATGATAACTTGTATGCAAGGTTGATGTTATcattgagggttttttttttcagaacactCAGGAAAAACGTGAAAGCAATATACAACACTTTTACTGGAACTAGAGACTAGTTTTCTACGAAATCAGCACAAATCAGGTCCGAAGCGACGCTGAGGGGAAAAAATCCAAAgcagaaaaaatgcaaaacacaaaACATTCCTTAAAGATCTTAGTTCTGTATAAAATTTTGACTTCTGATATGACGGTACATAATTATAATTCTAAATTCAATATTgaatacttcttttattttattaaagactCCACAATCAGCGCAAACATAATTTGCAGGCGCTTGCAGATGAACCTAAGAGTCAAGAGAGAACAAAAGCGTCACATGTAAAAGCACACACTCACTAGACACTCCGATACCAGATGCTTATCAACAGCACACATCTAATTCAATATGAACGCTACTTAAAGGCGTATGccagaattccctgtatatgagatgggcgaaatttttcccaataacagaatttcttcaaacttcggatattgaaggataatcatctaagaaacaaaaatatgtaataaaaatcacAGGTCACCGgtgttgaaaaagagttatctgcccttgaaaaagtctttttttgtggaaatgccgttttcaagggcagataactcttcgCCCCGGAtttagcatacgtccttaagtgAAATAAAGGGTCATGCAGCTGCTGATGCTTCGAGTTATTTGCAGGCAATGGAGAATTTCGAGTTCACCGTGGTGGCATGTTTAAAACAAGACATGTTAGCGTTTTTTAGACCAATTTCAGTTAATTTGCAAGAGAAAGATTGTGACTTATGTGCGCACACTGAAGCCAACAACCATGTTAGCCTCTTGAAATCTTCTATTCTGAATTGTTTGAAAAAGTAATGAGCTTCACAAAATCATGTATCGGTAGACAACGGTTCAGGGCAAATGCAATGACTGATCACTTTAAGGtgaatatccccccccccccccccccccccccctctcccccctCCACTTTTCGGAGGTGATACAGCATCTTACGCTTCGTTTTCTCAAACGACTTTGAGATGTGTTAAATTTggtagattataagattctttcactggttgtaattgcagatgggaatttccggtctcgagggtaactgtttaggcgttTACGAGTctccacctaaacagttacccgagagccggatatttccatctgcacctataaccagtgacagaatctttttcttgcataccgatatcaagaaatgatgataaaaataaaatcagtcgaacggctttctttttagaactatttcttatagcagcgtatttaaacaaagcgcgggaaagcaacgtccgtaaacaggaaagacgtcatgacatttcaaagacaaataacaatgtttagttccggttttgttttatcagctgcagcgtaacgttatgaatttttgataaaataacgtgttttggatcgagaaatatactttcaggaacaaagaggaactgtcaaggtactggatttttattccgtttttgagataaaatataaataactatataaattttctacatatatgtagttcgtaatacgtcatttaaagcacgagagtcatcttacaccccgggtgtaagatggatttttccagcaccggtaaagataccggaaatccccgtctggtatgcaagaaatctCCTAGAAAAATCATGTCTGTCAAACGGAGAacgtttaaaacaaaatcagaaccgttttatacgcccgtttgaaaaaataCAACCGGAAGAATTAAGTTTTCATCCTATATATGGGTGTGgacgaaaaaaaaaacgggttttATATTAATTCTCCCACACTGAATGTACAAACGCATTGAGTATACACTATAAACCTAATCCTAACCTTTAAACAGTATATCATAATATGCTCAATACGTGCGTAATAGCTGCGAATTAATATTTGCGAAAAATCGGTGTCCGCTCAATAACTGGAGTACATATTTTGTATCAGAACTAAAACTTATACAAAGTTCTTTTGCCAAGGTAATTGTACAGTTTGAGGGAGTTTAGTTCGTTTATACTCTTAATTATGCTACACCCTATTTTGGTATCATTAGCAACATTGACAATGTATAGTTTGAGGGAGTTTAGCTCGTTTATACTCTTAACTATGCTACACCCTATTTTGGTATCATTAGCAACATTGACAATGTATAGTTTGAGGGAGTTTAGCTCGTTTATACTCTTAACTCTGCTACACACAggtttgtaaaatatatgtttcctTTAACTAGCTAACATGGTTGCAAATGTACTGTTTATTGATAGTTTCCGTCTTTCTTCAAATCTCAAGACTGCTTCTGTGGAtgtaaatatgttcacttttatgATTTGTGTGAGACTTTACTTGTACGTCTTATATGTTATTATTTGTTAGATGATTAGCGGTCCATAGAATTATTCTCAAACTAAACGTAGTGCCGTCAGAATTGCATCTGTTTTAACAATAACGTTGTCACTAAATAATGAAGTCTGTGAACGTAAGTGTCCTTACCTTTTTACTCAGTAGACAAATATCGTTTTCAAGGTGGCTTGATTTCAATACTAGATTTTTCCCTCACTGATAACATCTCATCTACTACTACTTCTTCCTTAACATTCTTCTTTTTTCTGTAtacttttcttttcttatttgcCTTAAGTACATAACTCCTGTCCCAtgctttcatatttttatgtCTCATTCGGGGTTGTAAGCTATAAAAGTTATCCTGATTTCTTCCATATTCCTATAACGGCTTGATTTCATTTCTTTCGTTTCTTTCAATCACATGCCAACGAAACCATTGCCAAAACATGCCGTCACGTACACGTATTGA is a window from the Mercenaria mercenaria strain notata chromosome 7, MADL_Memer_1, whole genome shotgun sequence genome containing:
- the LOC123555926 gene encoding uncharacterized protein LOC123555926, with amino-acid sequence MELQLAFRFLFLTTLDLFSLKVFANVKNIEYKRTFGNDNYNDMFCGAEKSENKCVAVKIPQDSNGQCQALERDWLLNKQYDSGYDYIEKEKVVEIFNPPVEIDIVEIDRSDTYKWILPSSFDVGASLTLYVTIPTQPFYSIAMNIADTIKENLDVTDSDPEILLHHLVFRHNKGERAIQANVENAPPDESNCTETDMNDEASGSASLVPGHSAPENTIPVRVTSREETSARDDFVVKNVHRKP